A portion of the Kiritimatiellia bacterium genome contains these proteins:
- a CDS encoding D-aminoacylase, whose product MRFDLLIRGGLVCDGSGGEPVRVDVGVRGGRIEEIGDLARADAAELIDAEGRIVSPGFIDVHSHSDVNLLVDPRATSKIAQGITTEVIGNCGASAAPRFGQRRLPADWEAQPVPATWRRMAEYLALLETARPSVNVLALVGHNALRGCIAGYDARALDPAEREALLQELTGALEEGAAGVSFGLAYSPGMFAPPEELRAVAAAAARRGAIVTVHLRSEGDELLESIREMLDLARATSARLQISHLKTSGPRNWAKIEPALEMIEKARAAGVDVAADRYPYTASATDLDVILPHWAAAGSRAEVLARLRDSTLRARIRAELMEERPSAEDWARIVIGSTQRRHQHELTGRTLAEIAEAWATDPADAALRLIEEDELATQAFFFGMSEANMWRILAQPWVMLGTDAGVRSPTGPLSRDHPHPRAYGTMPRFLRASLDGRTVPLPEAIRKMTALPAEHFRLADRGRIAKGCAADLVVFDPRRVADRADFATPHVLADGIDWVIVNGVPTWCEGRPTGRTAGRLLRRTD is encoded by the coding sequence ATGAGGTTCGACCTGCTCATTCGCGGCGGCCTCGTCTGCGACGGCAGTGGCGGAGAGCCGGTGCGGGTGGATGTCGGCGTGCGAGGGGGCCGCATCGAGGAGATCGGCGACCTCGCGCGGGCAGATGCGGCTGAGCTGATCGACGCGGAGGGGCGCATCGTCAGCCCCGGTTTTATCGACGTTCACTCCCATTCGGACGTCAATTTGCTGGTCGATCCTCGCGCAACCAGCAAGATCGCCCAAGGCATCACGACCGAAGTGATCGGCAACTGCGGTGCCTCCGCTGCGCCGCGGTTTGGGCAGCGGCGGTTGCCCGCCGATTGGGAGGCGCAACCGGTGCCGGCGACGTGGCGGCGCATGGCGGAGTATCTGGCGCTACTGGAGACCGCCCGCCCGTCGGTGAACGTGCTGGCGCTGGTTGGCCACAACGCGCTGCGGGGCTGCATCGCCGGTTACGACGCGCGCGCACTCGACCCCGCCGAGAGGGAGGCGCTGCTGCAGGAACTGACTGGCGCACTGGAGGAAGGGGCGGCGGGGGTGAGTTTCGGCCTGGCCTATTCGCCGGGCATGTTCGCGCCACCGGAGGAGCTGCGCGCGGTCGCTGCGGCGGCGGCGCGGCGAGGCGCGATCGTCACTGTCCATTTGCGCAGTGAGGGCGACGAGCTCCTCGAGTCGATTCGCGAGATGCTCGACCTTGCCCGCGCGACCAGCGCCCGCCTGCAGATCTCCCACCTGAAGACGTCCGGCCCCCGCAACTGGGCGAAGATTGAGCCGGCGCTGGAGATGATCGAGAAAGCTCGCGCGGCCGGCGTGGACGTGGCGGCCGACCGCTATCCTTACACTGCTTCGGCGACGGATCTGGACGTGATTCTTCCCCACTGGGCGGCGGCGGGGAGCCGGGCGGAGGTGCTTGCGCGGTTACGCGACTCGACGCTGCGGGCCCGCATTCGCGCGGAGCTGATGGAGGAGCGGCCGTCGGCAGAGGACTGGGCGCGCATTGTGATTGGCTCGACGCAGCGACGGCATCAGCACGAGCTGACTGGCCGCACGCTCGCCGAGATCGCCGAAGCGTGGGCGACCGATCCGGCGGACGCCGCGCTGCGGCTGATCGAGGAGGACGAGCTGGCCACGCAGGCGTTTTTTTTCGGAATGAGTGAGGCGAACATGTGGCGCATTCTCGCGCAGCCGTGGGTGATGCTCGGCACGGATGCGGGCGTGCGCTCTCCGACCGGCCCGCTCAGTCGCGATCACCCCCATCCGCGCGCCTACGGGACGATGCCGCGTTTTCTGCGAGCGTCGCTCGACGGCCGCACCGTGCCGCTGCCGGAAGCGATCCGCAAAATGACCGCACTACCGGCGGAACATTTTCGCCTTGCGGACCGCGGGCGAATTGCGAAGGGATGCGCGGCTGACCTTGTCGTGTTCGATCCGCGGCGCGTCGCTGACCGCGCGGACTTCGCCACACCTCATGTGTTGGCCGATGGCATTGATTGGGTCATCGTGAACGGTGTCCCGACATGGTGTGAGGGTCGCCCCACGGGTCGTACCGCCGGCCGGCTGCTACGGCGCACGGATTGA
- a CDS encoding type II secretion system GspH family protein, which yields MKRSSASGFTLVEMLVVISIIAVLAGMLLPTLSNSIAKAREMHCVNNCGQHAKAMIQLAAQNNNRTIQPDASGHWMASLDLILGVGQRAEVRLCPNAVRPNPARGSVDRAWTFNGWVGSLAVNTHVANRTPGANDYTLMSQTESRTPAFTDGAWYETGPISAVSWPANLDGASNWILNRHRKGIAVSFCDGHAERVDLTMIWDLKWHRNFTPAGRLTHPGLGIK from the coding sequence ATGAAACGCAGCAGCGCGAGCGGATTTACGCTGGTGGAGATGCTGGTGGTGATTTCGATCATCGCTGTGCTGGCCGGCATGCTGCTGCCGACGCTGTCCAACTCAATTGCGAAAGCCCGCGAAATGCACTGCGTGAACAATTGCGGTCAGCACGCAAAGGCGATGATTCAGCTCGCCGCGCAGAACAATAACCGCACGATCCAGCCCGATGCGTCCGGCCACTGGATGGCCTCGCTCGACCTCATCCTGGGCGTCGGGCAGCGGGCGGAGGTGCGGCTGTGCCCGAACGCCGTTCGCCCGAATCCGGCGCGCGGCTCGGTGGACCGGGCCTGGACGTTCAACGGCTGGGTCGGCAGCCTCGCGGTGAACACCCACGTGGCGAACCGCACACCCGGCGCAAACGACTACACGCTGATGTCCCAGACCGAGTCCCGGACGCCCGCGTTCACCGACGGCGCATGGTACGAAACCGGTCCGATCAGCGCCGTCTCCTGGCCGGCGAACCTGGATGGAGCCAGCAACTGGATCCTGAACCGCCACCGTAAGGGAATCGCGGTGAGTTTTTGCGACGGGCATGCGGAGCGCGTGGATCTGACGATGATCTGGGACCTCAAGTGGCACCGCAATTTCACGCCCGCCGGCCGACTGACCCACCCAGGCCTCGGCATCAAGTAG
- a CDS encoding nucleoside kinase, whose amino-acid sequence MRSTSASLFVRVRVQGDEPVDVPVGTPVGELCARHRPPDDLDWLGALVNNEVVTLSYPLEVDSDVTLLTMRDRFGWRIYRNSVAFLLAKTVRELYPSAKFAVEHSLGPGFYCSFQVNGTPPSPEVIARLRNRMRELAAMNRPIERRKIAFAEALRRFDAAGQQDKADLLRFRNPPKVVVYDCDGFTDLAHGVLASRTGALRHFDLIPHPPGFVLLFPDRDNAPALAPFEPQPELFRIFSEHKEWGRILGLRTVGDLNRLIADRQADEIIRIAEALHEKTIARLADRIAERRPVPRWILIAGPSSSGKTTFAKRLAIQLRVNGLRPVAISLDNYFRNRELTPRDESGQPDFEHIDALDLELFNEHTARLEAGETIEMPLFNFKTGQREPTGRALRLEPDEIVLLEGIHCLNPRIGAAIPREHVFRLYVSALTQLNLDENNRIATTDNRLLRRIVRDHQFRGHPALRTLDLWPSVRRGEKRWIFPYQNQAEAAFNSALDYELAVLKPLVEPLLNEVKPYHPQYAEARRLTAFLASFLPLPFGPVPPTSILREFIGRSAFQYR is encoded by the coding sequence ATGAGATCAACGTCCGCTTCTCTGTTCGTCCGTGTGCGCGTGCAGGGCGATGAGCCCGTCGACGTGCCCGTCGGCACGCCGGTCGGCGAGCTGTGTGCCCGACACCGGCCGCCGGACGATCTGGACTGGCTCGGGGCCCTAGTGAACAACGAGGTCGTGACCCTTTCCTATCCGCTGGAGGTGGACAGTGACGTCACGCTGCTGACGATGCGCGACCGGTTTGGCTGGCGCATCTATCGCAACTCGGTCGCGTTCCTGTTGGCGAAAACGGTGCGCGAGCTCTACCCCTCCGCGAAGTTCGCGGTCGAGCACTCCCTGGGTCCCGGCTTCTACTGCTCGTTCCAGGTGAACGGCACCCCTCCCTCCCCCGAGGTGATCGCCCGGTTGCGCAACCGAATGCGCGAGCTTGCCGCCATGAATCGGCCGATCGAGCGCCGCAAGATTGCGTTCGCGGAAGCCCTTCGAAGGTTCGATGCGGCCGGCCAGCAGGACAAAGCCGACCTGCTCCGCTTTCGCAATCCACCGAAGGTCGTCGTCTACGACTGCGACGGCTTCACCGACCTCGCGCACGGCGTGCTGGCCAGCCGCACGGGTGCGTTGCGGCATTTCGATCTGATTCCTCACCCGCCAGGGTTTGTGTTGTTGTTCCCGGACCGCGACAACGCCCCGGCGCTGGCACCGTTCGAACCGCAGCCGGAGCTGTTTCGCATCTTTTCGGAACACAAGGAATGGGGACGCATTCTCGGACTGCGCACGGTGGGTGATCTGAACCGGCTGATCGCCGACCGCCAGGCGGATGAGATCATTCGCATCGCGGAAGCGCTGCACGAGAAGACGATCGCCCGGCTCGCCGACCGCATCGCGGAACGCCGGCCGGTTCCGCGCTGGATTCTGATCGCCGGTCCCTCTTCCTCCGGCAAGACCACTTTCGCGAAACGGCTGGCGATTCAACTGCGGGTCAACGGGCTGCGGCCGGTGGCGATCTCGCTCGACAATTACTTCCGAAACCGGGAGCTGACGCCACGGGACGAATCGGGCCAGCCGGACTTCGAGCACATCGATGCGCTGGACCTCGAACTGTTCAACGAGCACACCGCGCGGCTGGAGGCGGGAGAAACCATCGAAATGCCGCTCTTCAATTTCAAGACCGGTCAACGCGAGCCCACGGGGCGAGCGCTCCGTCTTGAGCCGGACGAAATCGTGCTGCTGGAGGGCATTCACTGCCTGAACCCGCGGATCGGCGCGGCGATTCCGCGGGAACACGTGTTCCGCCTGTACGTGAGCGCGCTGACGCAGCTCAACCTCGATGAGAACAACCGGATTGCGACCACTGACAACCGTCTGTTGCGGCGTATTGTTCGCGACCATCAGTTCCGGGGCCATCCGGCGCTGAGAACGCTCGACCTGTGGCCGTCGGTGCGGCGCGGCGAAAAGCGGTGGATCTTTCCCTATCAGAACCAGGCGGAAGCCGCGTTCAACTCGGCGCTGGATTATGAGCTGGCGGTGCTGAAGCCGCTCGTGGAGCCCCTGCTGAACGAGGTGAAGCCCTATCACCCGCAGTACGCGGAGGCGCGCCGGTTGACCGCATTTCTGGCCAGTTTCCTGCCGTTGCCGTTCGGGCCGGTGCCGCCGACGTCGATCCTCCGCGAGTTCATCGGCCGCAGCGCGTTTCAGTACCGCTGA
- a CDS encoding tetratricopeptide repeat protein: MRPRPRMGWRGRWTAVGAVLLLRTRAAAPQDDYRQPPPEPSSIVEREVRPPTRPLLARSGDPPAIRDAIRLTENGNVAGAIAKLEEELRATPEQLRLWEVLGLLYWRTGEPQRAETLWKTCRSVASHRPEPNKWLAELAIAMGRLAEAVTHYDRALQVAPADLDARFQRIRLRRWLGWVEEALAEIRELCERYPDRADFRREMAAALFAHRDYAEAARLWAQVRQERPNDPDTWIREVCARIHDTGDESAIAEARAFLQEHPDHLLATRTLALAARRRGDLEEALRHTRRLAEIETTPYARRRCALRCAEYLSTLAARDHRPSRYDQAIAILNDALARDGPDPDVELLIAETLIEAARYAEASEVARRVLDKFNPRNLRALRVLFEAHLGLAQFDEARQWWERIVAFNPRDPYLAYYEARLHLAAERHADAITALERLEEAGRRGAVAVLLYHGAGESEWSEVPSVSQITAHVEALRAAGYRFVAAHEIPGLLESGGAAFVGGRTPRLACITWDDARRDAIRHGTPLSARLDVPMTMHVPVGFVKERHPFIASWPALEQAGREGRWHFGSHALDAHRPAIVNAEGQLGPPLANRLWLPSHQRLESVTEFRQRLVREYRESHQALIEHFRRPEDAAVIAYPFGDIGQLGRSNMEEASALNLEIAALYYRVGFIQTAFGHAVAGDHPLLYQRTEPDFGETGSNLVVRLLTHHPHMLGRAMKAEAAAMAGRMYLARDTLLDLGRDGYPPERWFELRGRLERYLGHSLIGWLPATPPPPAPVKEPLRPPPPSPAKPRSSEAGPLPPTPPLPRPAEEEGTAPDNLRSEVERLR; encoded by the coding sequence GTGAGGCCGCGGCCGAGGATGGGGTGGAGGGGGCGGTGGACGGCGGTTGGCGCTGTGCTGCTGCTCCGCACGCGCGCTGCCGCGCCCCAGGACGATTACCGACAGCCCCCGCCAGAACCCTCGTCCATCGTCGAACGTGAGGTGCGGCCGCCAACCCGCCCCCTCCTTGCCCGCTCGGGTGACCCGCCGGCGATTCGCGACGCGATTCGTCTCACCGAGAACGGCAACGTGGCCGGCGCGATCGCGAAGCTGGAGGAGGAACTGCGGGCAACGCCCGAGCAGCTGCGGTTGTGGGAGGTGCTCGGGCTGCTGTACTGGCGCACCGGCGAACCCCAGCGCGCGGAAACTCTCTGGAAAACATGCCGCAGCGTCGCCAGCCATCGCCCCGAACCCAACAAGTGGCTCGCCGAGCTGGCCATCGCGATGGGGCGTCTTGCGGAGGCCGTCACTCATTACGACCGCGCGCTGCAGGTGGCGCCGGCTGATCTCGACGCGCGGTTTCAGCGCATCCGACTGCGCCGCTGGTTGGGCTGGGTGGAGGAAGCGCTCGCGGAAATCCGCGAGCTGTGCGAGCGTTACCCCGACCGCGCCGACTTCCGCCGCGAGATGGCCGCCGCGCTGTTTGCGCACCGCGACTACGCCGAGGCCGCCCGACTCTGGGCGCAGGTGCGCCAGGAGCGACCGAACGATCCGGATACGTGGATTCGTGAAGTTTGCGCCCGCATCCACGACACGGGCGACGAGTCCGCGATTGCGGAGGCTCGCGCGTTCCTGCAGGAACACCCGGATCACCTGCTGGCCACGCGCACGCTCGCGCTGGCCGCACGCCGTCGCGGCGATCTGGAGGAGGCGCTCCGTCATACCCGCCGGTTGGCGGAGATCGAAACGACACCGTACGCACGGCGGCGCTGCGCACTGCGATGCGCGGAGTATCTCTCGACGCTCGCCGCACGTGATCACAGGCCCTCACGGTACGACCAAGCGATTGCGATCCTCAACGATGCGCTCGCACGGGACGGCCCCGATCCGGACGTCGAACTGCTGATCGCAGAGACGCTCATCGAGGCGGCCCGCTATGCGGAGGCCAGCGAGGTCGCTCGACGGGTGCTGGACAAGTTCAACCCCCGGAACCTGCGAGCGCTTCGCGTGCTGTTCGAGGCCCATCTCGGCCTCGCCCAATTCGATGAGGCAAGACAATGGTGGGAACGGATCGTCGCCTTCAATCCTCGCGACCCCTACCTCGCCTACTATGAAGCGCGCCTTCACCTCGCCGCGGAGCGTCACGCGGACGCGATCACCGCGCTCGAACGGCTCGAGGAGGCGGGCCGCCGGGGTGCGGTCGCCGTGCTCCTCTACCACGGCGCTGGAGAAAGCGAATGGAGCGAAGTGCCCTCGGTGTCACAGATCACCGCACACGTCGAGGCGCTGCGCGCGGCGGGCTATCGCTTTGTCGCCGCGCATGAGATCCCCGGGCTCCTCGAGAGCGGGGGTGCCGCGTTTGTCGGCGGCCGCACACCCCGTCTGGCCTGCATCACCTGGGACGACGCGCGACGCGATGCGATTCGGCATGGCACGCCACTCTCGGCCCGGCTGGATGTCCCCATGACGATGCACGTACCCGTCGGCTTCGTGAAGGAACGTCACCCCTTTATCGCCAGTTGGCCGGCGCTGGAGCAAGCCGGGCGCGAAGGGCGCTGGCACTTTGGCAGTCACGCGCTCGACGCTCATCGCCCCGCAATCGTGAATGCGGAGGGCCAGCTGGGTCCCCCGCTTGCCAATCGTCTCTGGCTGCCGTCCCACCAGCGGCTCGAATCGGTCACGGAATTCCGCCAGCGTCTCGTTCGCGAATACCGCGAGAGTCATCAGGCACTGATCGAACATTTCCGCCGGCCGGAGGACGCCGCGGTGATCGCCTATCCCTTTGGCGACATCGGACAGCTCGGCCGCAGCAACATGGAAGAGGCGTCCGCACTGAACCTCGAGATCGCGGCCCTGTACTATCGGGTCGGCTTCATTCAGACCGCGTTCGGCCACGCCGTCGCCGGTGACCATCCCCTTCTCTACCAGCGCACCGAACCGGACTTCGGCGAGACGGGTTCCAATCTGGTGGTACGGTTGCTCACCCACCATCCCCACATGCTGGGCCGTGCGATGAAGGCGGAGGCGGCTGCGATGGCGGGACGCATGTACCTGGCACGAGACACGCTGCTGGACCTCGGGCGGGATGGCTACCCGCCCGAGCGATGGTTCGAGCTGCGGGGGCGGCTGGAACGTTACCTCGGCCATTCGCTGATCGGATGGTTGCCGGCTACGCCTCCCCCGCCCGCCCCCGTCAAGGAACCTCTGCGCCCCCCCCCGCCCTCACCCGCAAAGCCGCGCTCGTCGGAGGCGGGTCCGCTCCCCCCGACGCCACCCCTGCCGCGGCCGGCGGAAGAGGAAGGGACTGCGCCGGACAACCTCCGCTCCGAGGTGGAGCGGCTCCGTTGA
- a CDS encoding B12-binding domain-containing radical SAM protein, giving the protein MSASIVLATINAGYAHTSLALRCLRANLGRWRDAAEIVEFDGRASPEAVAAALVARAPAVLAFGVFIWNAGGAADVLQRFREKCPTARVVLGGPEVSHDELPPPLSALSDCIVAGEGEDILPEVCAALLGGSPVPHLVRAPLPDLARLEGPEPEYTPDDLTHRIVYLESSRGCPHACAYCLSSTAPGVRWRPMEAVERAWEKLLRRGARRLKIVDRTFNADEQRAARLLRRLASALPADGSVQVEMTPEPPGPELYAAMASFRRGALRVEVGVQTLTAAVARGVGRQPAERLGEAVAAMHHTGAVVHADLIVGLPGETPQSFAESFDRLVALGPDELQINLLKRLRGTPLARDPAFHAMRFETTPPYTVIETPSWPAPHLMAMRRFARFWELCYNRGRFRRTLPLLWEGGASPFREFFEFSERLHRRFGRCHGIPRDDLARMLIEHLTGGARLARDVVLCRLAQDYAERGGQFPARRFADITAGAE; this is encoded by the coding sequence GTGAGCGCGTCGATTGTTCTGGCCACGATCAACGCGGGGTACGCCCATACCTCGCTGGCGCTGCGGTGTTTGCGGGCGAACCTCGGCCGTTGGCGGGATGCCGCGGAGATTGTCGAGTTCGACGGACGGGCTTCGCCCGAGGCGGTCGCCGCGGCGCTGGTGGCGCGCGCGCCCGCGGTGCTGGCCTTTGGAGTTTTCATCTGGAACGCCGGGGGGGCAGCGGACGTTCTGCAACGGTTCCGCGAGAAGTGCCCGACGGCGCGCGTGGTGCTCGGCGGTCCGGAGGTCAGCCACGACGAGCTACCTCCCCCCCTCAGCGCGCTGTCGGACTGCATCGTCGCGGGCGAGGGGGAGGACATCTTGCCGGAGGTGTGCGCCGCGTTGCTGGGCGGCTCGCCCGTGCCCCACCTTGTGCGTGCCCCGCTTCCGGACCTCGCGCGCCTCGAGGGGCCGGAACCCGAATATACCCCCGACGATCTGACGCATCGCATCGTCTATCTGGAAAGCAGCCGGGGGTGTCCCCACGCGTGCGCCTACTGTCTGTCCTCGACTGCGCCGGGCGTTCGGTGGCGACCGATGGAGGCCGTGGAACGGGCATGGGAGAAACTGCTGCGGCGGGGAGCGCGGCGACTGAAGATCGTGGACCGGACCTTCAACGCTGATGAGCAGCGCGCGGCGCGGCTCCTGCGACGGTTGGCGAGCGCACTACCGGCAGACGGGTCGGTGCAGGTGGAAATGACCCCGGAGCCGCCGGGGCCCGAGCTGTATGCCGCGATGGCATCGTTTCGCCGAGGCGCGCTGCGGGTCGAAGTGGGAGTTCAGACGTTGACGGCGGCCGTCGCGCGCGGTGTCGGCCGGCAACCGGCAGAGCGGCTGGGGGAAGCGGTGGCGGCGATGCATCACACGGGGGCGGTGGTGCATGCGGACCTGATCGTGGGATTGCCGGGCGAAACACCCCAATCGTTCGCGGAGAGTTTCGACCGTCTCGTGGCGCTGGGACCGGACGAGCTGCAGATCAACTTGCTGAAGCGGCTGCGAGGAACGCCGCTCGCGCGGGATCCGGCGTTTCATGCGATGCGCTTTGAGACCACCCCCCCATACACCGTGATTGAGACGCCGAGCTGGCCGGCGCCGCATCTGATGGCGATGCGTAGGTTCGCGCGCTTCTGGGAGCTCTGCTACAACCGTGGACGCTTCCGGCGGACGCTGCCGCTGCTGTGGGAGGGGGGAGCGTCGCCGTTTCGCGAGTTTTTCGAATTCTCCGAACGGTTGCATCGGCGGTTTGGCCGCTGCCACGGTATTCCCCGCGACGATCTTGCCCGGATGCTGATCGAACACCTCACCGGCGGTGCGCGCCTCGCGAGGGATGTGGTGTTGTGCCGACTGGCGCAGGACTACGCGGAGCGCGGCGGCCAGTTTCCCGCCCGGCGCTTCGCCGACATCACGGCCGGCGCGGAGTGA